In one Silene latifolia isolate original U9 population chromosome 10, ASM4854445v1, whole genome shotgun sequence genomic region, the following are encoded:
- the LOC141609311 gene encoding acidic endochitinase SP2-like: MKSLTLVAIIFSISLLPFSSFAQNCGCAPNLCCSKFGFCGSTEAYCGINNCQSGPCDTGGATPTPTTPSGGGGGGGSVSSVVTQSFFDGIIGQAAASCPGKNFYTRDAFLNALGNYPQFGTSGANDANLREIAAFFAHVAHETGRFCHIEEKDGATNDAYCDTTNTQYPCVSGKKYYGRGPLQLSWNYNYGAAGQSIGFDGLNNPEIVANDVVTSFKAALWFWMTNVHSVLNQGFGASIRAINGALECNGQNQAEANDRIQLYQQYCGVFGVDPGQNLSC; this comes from the exons atGAAGAGCTTAACATTAGTAGCAATAATCTTCTCAATTTCATTACTCCCATTTTCATCATTTGCACAAAACTGTGGTTGTGCACCAAACCTATGTTGTAGCAAGTTCGGCTTTTGTGGCTCGACCGAAGCCTATTGTGGCATTAATAATTGCCAATCTGGTCCATGTGACACCGGTGGTGCCACCCCGACTCCTACTACCcctagtggtggtggtggtggtggtggttcagTGTCGAGTGTTGTAACCCAGTCGTTCTTTGACGGGATTATAGGCCAAGCCGCCGCGTCTTGTCCAGGGAAAAACTTTTACACTAGAGATGCTTTTCTTAATGCTCTTGGAAACTACCCTCAGTTTGGTACCTCCGGTGCAAATGATGCTAATTTGAGGGAAATTGCCGCCTTTTTTGCTCATGTCGCCCATGAGACTGGAC GATTTTGCCACATAGAGGAGAAGGATGGAGCAACAAACGACGCATACTGTGACACCACTAACACACAATACCCTTGCGTGTCCGGCAAGAAATACTACGGAAGAGGACCTCTTCAACTCTCATGGAACTACAACTACGGTGCTGCCGGCCAATCCATCGGTTTCGACGGCTTAAACAACCCCGAAATTGTCGCAAATGATGTTGTCACTTCATTCAAGGCCGCCTTGTGGTTCTGGATGACCAATGTACACTCGGTTTTGAACCAAGGTTTCGGAGCCTCAATTCGAGCTATTAACGGTGCTCTAGAGTGCAATGGCCAAAACCAGGCTGAAGCTAATGATCGTATTCAATTGTATCAGCAGTATTGTGGTGTTTTTGGTGTTGATCCTGGTCAAAATCTTTCATGCTAA